The Deltaproteobacteria bacterium genomic interval GATCGGCGGCGAGGAGCCCGTCCTCGAGGGCCCCGGTGTCGGCCACCGGCGCCGGATCCGGCGCCGCCGCGGCAGGAAGCTCGGTGGTCGTCCGCGGGGCGGGAGCCGCAGCGGCGGGCGCCGCGGGCGCCGGCGCGGCGGCGGTCTCGGTCAGGGCGGGCTCCCCGAGGCGAGCCTGCTCCTCGTCGAGGTCCACCGAGAGCATCAACACCAGCACGGTGGCGCCCAGCGCGAGGGTCATCCCCACCGGGTGCAGGCGCAGCCAGCCGCCCAGGCGGGCCAGGAGCCCCGGCGCCTCCTCCTGGGCGGCCGCCCGCAGGCGGGCCTCCCGCTCGGCGGCCTGGAGGATGGCCTCCATCCCCCGGCTGGGCTCCTCGGAGGGCAGCTGCTCCATCAGGGAGCGGGTGGCGCCCAGCTCGGCCAGCGCATCGGCGCAGTCCTCGCACCCCGCGAGGTGCGAGCGCACCTCGGCCTCACCGGCGGCGTCCAGCTCACCGTAGAGGAGGTCCAGGAGTCGATCCTGGCAGCTCTGGCACCCGTCGTTCATCTAGGAAGCAGCTCCCGTGGCCTCGGTGGGATCGTGGGGGTCGAGGAAGAGGTCCTCGGCGGTGATGCCCCGGTCCTCCAGCCAGCGGCGCAGGCCCTCGAGGGCGTAGCGCATCCGGCTCTTCACCGTGTTGACCGGGGTGTCGGTGATCTCGGCGATCTCCTTGAAGGGGACGCCGGCGTACTCGCGCAGGACGAAGACCTCGCGCTGCTCCTCCGGGAGGGCCTCGATGGCCTCCTTCAGGACCGGCCCGAGGCGGGCGGAGGAGGCGGCCCGATCGGTGCCGGCCTCCTGCCCGGGGAGATGCTCGGCGAGGCTGGCGCCCTCGGCGCCGTCGCCCCCGAGGGGCGCGTCGAGGGAGGTGGTCTTCCGGTGGCGGCCCCGCCGCAGGGCGTCGATCGAGAGGTTCCGGGCGATGGTGTAGAGCCAGGTCGTCAGCTTGCTCTTCTCCCGGTAACTCTCGGCGTTCCTCGCCAGTCTGAAGAAGGTCTCCTGCACCAGATCCTCTGCTTGTTCACGGTCTCCGATCACCCGGAGGATGAAGTTGAAGACCGGACCCCGATGGCGCCGGACCAGCACTTCGAAGGCCCTCACGTCGCCGGCCTGGTAGGCCAGCATCAGGCTCTCGTCGCTCTGTCTCGTCACCATCCCCGCCGCTCGAGATTTCTCGGGGTCCAGCGCCTCACTCGGCACCTACGCGGCGGAATCGTTCCTTTTCTCGTTCCAGGGCTCTTGTACCTACCTACGAACGAGGGG includes:
- a CDS encoding zf-HC2 domain-containing protein is translated as MNDGCQSCQDRLLDLLYGELDAAGEAEVRSHLAGCEDCADALAELGATRSLMEQLPSEEPSRGMEAILQAAEREARLRAAAQEEAPGLLARLGGWLRLHPVGMTLALGATVLVLMLSVDLDEEQARLGEPALTETAAAPAPAAPAAAAPAPRTTTELPAAAAPDPAPVADTGALEDGLLAAD
- a CDS encoding RNA polymerase sigma factor, which codes for MVTRQSDESLMLAYQAGDVRAFEVLVRRHRGPVFNFILRVIGDREQAEDLVQETFFRLARNAESYREKSKLTTWLYTIARNLSIDALRRGRHRKTTSLDAPLGGDGAEGASLAEHLPGQEAGTDRAASSARLGPVLKEAIEALPEEQREVFVLREYAGVPFKEIAEITDTPVNTVKSRMRYALEGLRRWLEDRGITAEDLFLDPHDPTEATGAAS